The Nostoc sp. 'Peltigera membranacea cyanobiont' N6 genome contains the following window.
CAGTTGGTCATCTTGACCCAACTTTTCTCGCACTCATGGATGAAATTCAGTCATTGCTACGCTACGTATGGCAGACAGAAAACCCACTCACCATTGCAGTCAGTGGTACGGGAACAGCTGCAATGGAAGCAACGATCGCTAATGCTGTTGAACCTGGTAATGTAGTTTTGATTGGTGCAGCTGGTTATTTTGGTAATCGTCTCGTAGATATGGCTGGACGTTATGGTGCTGATGTACGAACCATTACCAAACCTTGGGGACAAGTCTTCAACCTAGATGAACTCAAGACTGCCTTAGAAACTCATCGTCCGGCTATTTTAGCTCTAGTTCATGCCGAAACTTCCACGGGCGCACGGCAACCCTTAGAAGGAGTCGCTGATTTGTGTCGTGAATTTGGCACTTTGCTGCTGGTGGATACTGTGACAAGTTTGGGTGGCGTTCCATTATTTTTGGATGCTTGGGGAGTTGACTTAGCCTATAGTTGTAGCCAAAAAGGGTTGGGTTGTCCGCCTGGTGCTTCGCCTTTTACTATGAGTGCGCGTGCAGTTGAGAAATTGCAACAGCGCCCAACAAAGGTTGCAAACTGGTATTTGGATATGTCGTTACTGGGTAAGTATTGGGGCGCTGAACGCACCTATCACCACACAGCACCGATTAATTTATATTACGCATTGCGGGAAGCACTACGTTTGCTTGCAGAAGAGGGATTAGCAAACTCCTGGCAAAGGCATCAGAAAAACGTAGAGTATCTCTGGGAAGGGCTGGAGAATTTAGGACTGAGTATGCACGTTAAACAAGAGTATAGACTACCAACCCTTACCACTGTTTGTATTCCAGCAGGAGTAGATGGGAAAGCGATCGCACAAAAGTTACTCAATGAACATAATATTGAGATTGGTGGTGGTCTTGGCGAACTCGCTGGTAAAGTCTGGCGCGTGGGATTGATGGGCTTTAATAGTCGAAAGGAAAGTGTTGACCAACTTTTAGCAGCACTGCGGCAGGTTTTGCCTAAGTAGTTTTTCGGCTAAACAAGTGCGTTAACGGTAGCTTAACGCACTTTGTCTGGCGCTACAATTATCGAAACAGAATTCAGGAGTCAGGAGTCAGAATGGGCTAAACGCCCCGCTATCGCTAACACAATGAATTTTGTACGACTGGCGGATAGCGCCGATGGCAAGCGAGTCCGCGTACCCCTGCGGGGAAGCAAGCTACGCGCAGCGTCTTGTAGAGAGGGTCTTGATTCTGACTTCTGAATTCTTCTTCAACGAGTTATAAAACTTTCAATACGCTACAACAGAAAAAACCCTCTGCTAAACCTGTGAAAAAAAGAGTAACACTCACCTTCCCGAAACGCGCTGTGCAAATGCCAGTCACTTATGTACTGGCCAAAGAGTTCAACGTCGCTGCCAATATTATCCGCGCCCAAGTTGCCCCAAATCAAATTGGCAAACTGGTAGTGGAACTAGCTGGAGATATCGATCAATTAGATGCCGCTATCGAATGGATGCGATCGCGGCATGTTAATGTTTCTTATACTTTAGGCGAAATTGCGATCGATGAGGATGTGTGTGTCCATTGCGGCTTGTGTACTGGGGTTTGTCCTACTGAAGCCCTGACTCTCCACCCTGAGACGTATAAACTGACATTCACGCGATCGCGTTGTATTGTCTGCGAACAGTGTATCCCCACTTGTCCCGTACAAGCAATCTCTACTAACCTTTAACAATCCAAAATCGATCCTATTCCAGCTTAAACACATCTGCTAATACACCACCATCACCCACCAACCTAGTTTTGGCTGGAGAGTCATAAACCACCAATAGCGAAGGTATACCAGCTACATCCTGAAACAGCGCCATTCCTTCAGCACGATCTTCCCGGTTTCCATAGGGAATATCTTGTACAAAATCTGGATTGCTGAAGATATTTTCTCGTAAGTTAACACCATTTGTCCAACGATACACTTGCATGGGCCCATCTAAATCCATCGTTGGGCCGGCTAAAATCAACAAATCTTTTCCATCTACACACAAATCCCGAATTCCCAAGCCATTCAACCAGATAAAATGCTTTTTATATAACTCCTTCGCTTCTCCAATTTGCCGCAGTTTTAGAATTCCAGCGCTAGAATCTTCTAACTCAATTTCCAGTATCACAGCCCAACCCCGCAATACAGGCCCACGCAAACCCAAAAAAATCCGGTTTTGATAAACACCTATTCCTTCAATATCAAAACCATTATCTTTTCCTGGAATTAATGCTTTGATAAACAAGCCTAAATGGGGATCGTCTGCCAAAGCTGTCATCAGCAAATTACCCTGTTCCGTTATCTCTAGTTTAGCAGCACTCAACTGCACATCTGGATTTTGGGGATGTGGGTAAGATGAGAATAACTTCCCGTCTATTAAAGGAATCCGTCCTAAGACGTAACGATTAGGTTCTGACTCAATTTTTGCCAGCCTTTTAAAGTTTTGGACATCAGTCTTATCATCGAGTTTGGGTTTTTTACGTTTGTAGCTATGAGAACCAACAAACCATAGATAATCATCAGTGTAAGCAAGTCCTTCTATATCAACTTCTTGATTTTCTGGTGCAGGTAAGTCGATGAATTCTGCTACTCTAAATTGTTGATGCTCTGTAAATTTATCAGTATCAGCTAAAGATAGCCGCTCAATAGTTGAGGTTTCATCTGACCCTAACCATAAATACTTCTGATGTGTTAGCAGCACTGCTGATAAGTCTTCTCTATGTTCTTTAAAATTATCTACAAAAGTCAATAAAACTTGATTACACAAATGTGAGTTTGACATTTTAAATCATCTTCATGGTTACAAAAAGATTAATCATGATATCATAATAAATAATTTAATGTCATCTCAATATTTTTAGAAGCTATCGTACATATCAAATTGCAACGAGTAAGTCTGCTCCTTACCTATTGATAGATGCTGCATATTTAGAGAGAAAATATGCAGCATCTACCAATAGTTATAATAAAAACTTTCAATTCTCAGGGACGAAAAAATATAACAATACTATTAGATGAGATCCAAACTTTTAACTAATGTTATTATGCAATAACCTCATGAGGTATGTCATTAAGATAAATTATGAAATTAGCTACAAAACCCACGGTAAAAACTCTAGGGGACTACGCCTACCAAGCGATTCAAAAACACGTTAAGAAAACCTGGAAGTGGGAAAAATCAGTAAAGAAAGACGAAGATCCAGAAGCACTGCATCAAATGCGAGTGGGGATGCGTCGCTTAAGGACAGCTGTAACTAGGTTTGAGCTAGCGTTAGATTTGTCGAAACCAGTCAGCGATAAAAATATCGGTAAAATAGCCCGTCGTCTTGGTAATCTCCGAGATTTAGATGTACTCAAAGAAAGTTTGGAAAACAATTACAAACCAAAATTACCCCGCAAAGAACAAGAATCTCTACAAACAGCTTTCACGGCTTTAGCTAAACAACGTGAAGATGTACTATCGAGTGTGCAGAAAACGTTAAAAGATGAATCTTACAAGTCTTTAAAAGAGACATTAGATAAGTGGTTGGATAAACCAAGTTATCTACCTTTGGCATCTATTACTATTCAGCAAGTACTACCAGATTTACTTTTACCAGAAGTTAGTAACTTCTTACTGCATCCAGGTTGGTTAGTTGGCACTCAATTTGTCGATTCAGAACTGAAGATCCAGAAAAACTGGGAACCAGAAAAGATCGAAAAACAATTGACAACAGAAGGCGAAATTCTTCATAGTTTGCGAAAAGAGGCTAAACGCATCCGCTACCAGATGGAGTTATTTACTGACTTATATGGCGAGTCTTACGAAGCTTATCTTACAGAAGTGAAAAGTATCCAAGAAATTTTGGGTACGATGCAAGATAGTGCAGTCTTAACTGACTGGCTTGCAAATGTATTCAAATCAGAAATTCAGACTGAGTTGCCTACTCTTGCTACTTTGCTAACTGAAAATCGTTACCAGTCGTGGCAGCAGTGGCAGCCTTTGCAAGAACGGTATCTGAAAGCTGAAACTAGGCATAGCTTTCATTTAACAATACTGCACCCGCTTTCAGGAGTAATAAATTAAAAGATTAAACTTCTTAGCTCAGAATTTAGACTAGTTCCTATCAGTCTCAGAGTCAATTCTGAGGCTGATAGCTAAGTTTAATTTATATATAGGAATCCGGTTTGATTTCTGAAAAGATACGTAGGGTGTGTTAGCGACAGCGTAACGCACGAAACCCTTGATAGTGGTGCGTTATGAACTTCGTTCTAACACACCCTACATACCTAATTTTGTTCAAAAATCAAATAGGAGTCCTATACGAGATTGTGACTTACCCCGAAGGATAAAAAATGAACCGCATACCTCTGCGGGGAAGCAAGCTACGCGCAGCGTTTCGTTAGAGAAGGACACATAGACGCGGCGCAGGGTAGGACACAAAGGCAAGAGGATTGAAAAGGGTTTTTGCATCACTCCCGTTTATTTTTGCCAAATTGGGATGATTCCCTGAACCTATCCCACTATTCTAAAAATCCCTAGTTCTTTTTGTAAAATTGATATCTATAAAGAATCTGGCGATAAATAAAGACGGGTTGCAGCCCGTCTAAATAGCTTGAAAGTGCAAATACACCTTGTATTAGGACTGAAGATAACACGGTTAATTTTTTTAGGGCTGCCAATTTGCCAAATCATAAAAAGAATAAATTTTAGAACCGTCGCAAAAATCCTGAGATTTCCGACTAAATCATTCACCCACGCATGTTTGAAGATTTGCGGGAATTGCGATGTCTGAAGACAAGCCCGGAGTTTCAGAGTCCCCTCCAGTCTAAAAGCAGTAATAATTCTCCTCAAAAAGTATTGCTTTGTCTAAATAAGTCATAGTAGAGGTTATAGCTACTGGATACAGAAGCTTCTCTAATATGCTGTCAGGCTGGTTCACCTTTACATGAACTTAGCCAGCAACGATAATCAAGGTTTATAAGTATCAAATATGAATGTTCTACTTCTATATCCCCGTTTTCCAAAAAGTTTTTGGTCTTTTGAAAAAACACTGGCTTTATTAGACCGTAAAGCAATGCTACCGCCTTTAGGTTTGGTAACTGTAGCCGCGATATTACCGCAAGAATGGGAGTATAAGCTAGTAGATCGAAATGTTCGCGACTGTACAGAGGCAGAGTGGGCTTGGGCAGATTTGGTGATTATGTCGGCGATGATTGTGCAAAAAGAAGATTTGCTCTGTCAGATATTAGAAGCAAAACGCAGAGGTAAACGAGTCGCTGTAGGTGGGCCTTTCCCGACAGCGTTACCAGATGAAATGACATCCGCAGGCGCAGATTACTTGATATTAGACGAAGGGGAAATTACCCTACCCTTATTTGTAGCAGCGATCGCACGCGGCGATCGCACAGGTATCTTTCGTTCTGGCGGTGAAAAACCAGATGTTACCAACACTCCCACCCCTCGCTTCGACTTGCTCGAGTTTGAAGCTTATGCAGAAATGTCAGTGCAATTTTCTCGTGGATGTCCCTTTCAGTGTGAATTCTGCGACATTATTGTGCTGTACGGACGCAAACCTCGCACCAAAAACCCAGAACAAATATTAGCAGAACTAGATTATCTCTACAAACTGGGTTGGCGGCGCAGTATTTTTATGGTGGATGACAACTTCATTGGTAATAAGCGGAATGTCAAATTATTTTTGAAGTCTCTTCTGCCCTGGATGGTAGAACATAATTATCCTTTTTCTTTTGCTACAGAGGCTTCAGTTGATTTAGCCCAAGATCAAGAACTGATGGACTTGATGGTAGTGTGTAATTTTGGAGCCGTTTTTCTGGGAATTGAAACCCCCGACGAAGAAAGTCTCACTTTCACTCAGAAATACCAGAATACGCGAGATTCACTCAGTGATGCGGTGAATAAGATTACCCGCTCAGGGTTACGAGTCATGGCAGGCTTTATCATTGGGTTTGATGGCGAGAAAGTAGGAGCCGGTGCGCGAATTGTCAAGTTTGTTGAGCAAACAGCAATACCCACAGCCTTATTTAGTATGTTGCAAGCGCTTCCAGATACAGCCCTCTGGCATCGATTAGAAAAGGAAGGACGACTCCGCAATAAATCGGCCAACATCAACCAAACCACGTTGATGAACTTTGTTCCAACTCGACCGTTAGAAGACATTGCTCGTGAATATGTGCAGGCTTTCTGTGATTTGTATGAGCCAGAGCGGTTTTTGGAGCGTACATACAAACACTTCCGTCTTTTGGGTGAAGCAACCTACCCGAATAAGGGCAAAGGTAGGAAGAAACAATTGAACTGGAAAGTCCTCCGAGCATTGCTAGTAATTTGCTGGCGGCAAGGTGTACGTCGTCAAACGCGCTGGCAATTCTGGCGTTACTTGTGGAGTATGTATCGGCATAATCCGGGTGGAGTGAGTAGCTATTTAGCCGTTTGTGCCCAAATTGAGCATTTCTTGGAGTATCGCCAAATTGTCAGGGATGAAATTGAGGCTCAAGTGGCTGAATTTTTGGAAGCAGAAGCTAGGGTAAAACTTGAAACACAAGTGATGGTTAGTTTGTAGCAAATTAAATTTGGCAATACCTTGCAATGCCAATGCATCTCGATGCAATGTTAATGCGTCCCTCTGCAATGGCAATGCATCTTGATGCAATGTTAATGCGTCCCTCTGCAATGGCAATGCATCTCGATGCAATGTTAATGCGTCCCTCTGCAATGGCAATGCATCTCGATACAATGTTAATGCGTCCCTCTGCAATGGCAATGCATCTCGATACAATGTTAATGCGTCCCCTGGCATTAAGACGCTACGCTTTTAGGCAAAATTGCATTATGTTACCATGCCATCGGATAATTTGGAGATTAGTGAAGCGATCGCAGCACAGTTTGCTCAATTAGTGCTGGATTGTATCGGGCGGGAGTATCCCAACAGTAATTTGTATTGGGCTGATAGCGACGAGGATATCAAACCACCGCGTCAATTGACTCCCGCTTTTTATGGCTGTTTAGATTGGCATTCAGCCGTACATGGTCATTGGTTGCTGGTACGTCTGTTGCGTCACTTCCCCGAAGCCTCATTCAACACAGCTTCAAAGCAAGCACTTAGCCAGAGTTTAACACCTGAGAAGATTCAAGGAGAAATTGCCCACTTCCAACGGCTACCTTTTTATGAATTTCCTTACGGTGTAGCATGGTTTCTGCAACTGACTGCGGAACTTCACGAGTGGAATCATCCTCAAGGGAAAGAATGGCGGGTTGTATTGGAACCGCTAGAAAAGTTGATTGCAGATAACTTACAGCGCTGGATTGACAGACTGAGACTTCCAAACCGCACAGGGATGCATAGCCAAACAGCTTTTGCACTTGGTTTGATGCTAGATTGGGCAAGGATTACCGAAAATGCTGATTTTATTCAGTTAGTAGAGAACAAAGTACGGCAATTTTATCTTAGCGATCGCAACTACTCCTTACAATTTGAACCCCTTGGCTACGATTTTCTCTCCCCTGGACTTGCTGAAGCAGACTTAATGCGGCGAGTCTTGCCAACAACAGATTTTACCGACTGGCTGACTGATTTTCTTCCCCAAATACCCATTGATAATTCAGCAAATTGGTTAGAACCTGCAATAGTAGATAATCCCCAAGATTATATGCAAGCCCACTTCTACGGACTTAATCTCAGTCGGGCTTGGATGCTTGATGGTATTATATCTGGATTGGCAAATAGCGATCGCCGCATCGAAACACTCCGCTCTACTGCCCTTCACCATCGTCAGCATGGACTAACAGATGTTGTAATCGAACATTATGCAGCTAGTCACTGGCTAGGAACTTTTGCTATTTATCTTTTAACGAATCGCGGGTTGCAAGGGCAAATTATTTAACAAATTATTTAAACAGTCTGGGCGATCTAATACAAATTCTCCATGAAGATGCACATAATATTTATTAAACGAACCGCAAAGTACGCAAAGAAAGAGATTGGTTGAAGAATTAATCATTAAGTGCAAGTAGTTTACAGAGAATTGGTATAACAACCTATCGAGACTTTTTCAATAGGGTTTTCCCAATCCCCAATGCCCCAATCCTTAAAATATGCCAAGTAAATATGCCTTAACTTGCTGATACTGTCAGGATCAAAGAGTAAAGAGTAAAAGGCAATCTATTTTGACTTTTAACTTTCTCCTTTTGTTCAACTTCCACCACAACGGGAGGCTTAATCTTGACTAAATTGAAAGTTGGTATCAATGGCTTCGGTCGAATCGGGCGACTCGTGCTTCGCGCTGGCATCGATAATCCCAATATCGAGTTTGTAGGCATTAACGACCTAGTACCACCAGATAACCTCGCTTACCTATTAAAGTACGACTCAACCCACGGTAAATTAAAACATAAGGTTGAAGCCAAGGAAGACGGCATCCTCATTGACGGACATTTCATCCCTTGCGTGTCGGTGAGGAATCCAGCAGAGTTACCTTGGGGAAAATTAGGTGCAGATTATGTCGTGGAAGCCACCGGACTCTTCACCGATCGCGAAGGAGCCGCAAACCACCTGAAAGCAGGTGCAAAGCGTGTAATAATTTCCGCTCCCACTAAAGATCCAGAGAGAGTTACTACCTTACTGATGGGTGTCAATCATCACCTATTTGACCCCAGCAAAGATATCATTGTCTCCAATGCTAGCTGCACTACAAACTGTCTAGCTCCTATAGCTAAGGTTATCAATGACAACTTTGGGTTGACTGAAGGGTTGATGACCACAGTTCATGCCATGACTGCCACTCAGCCAACTGTAGACGGTCCCAGTAAGAAAGATTGGCGGGGTGGTCGAGGTGCAAGCCAGAATATTATTCCCTCTTCCACAGGCGCAGCTAAAGCCGTAGCACTGGTTTTGCCAGAATTGAAGGGTAGATTGACTGGTATGGCATTGCGAGTTCCGACTCCCGATGTCTCTGTAGTTGATTTAACTTTCAAAACTGCCAAAGCCACTAGTTATAAAGAAATCTGTGCTGCCATGAAGGAGGCTGCCGCAGGTTCACTAGCGGGTATTTTGGGCTACACAGATGAAGAAGTAGTTTCCACAGATTTTCAAGGCGATACCCATTCTAGTATCTTCGACGCAGGTGCTGGGATTGAGTTGAATTCAAACTTCTTCAAGGTAATTGCCTGGTATGACAACGAGTGGGGTTACTCGAATCGCGTGATTGACCTGATGTTGTCTATGTCACAAAAGGAAAAACTCGCTCCGACAGCTGTTGTATAATTCGTAATTCGTAATTCGTAATTCGTAATTGAATAGGGGTTGAAACTCACGAATAATAAACAGCTTGTATGTTATTAGTCGGGGTTGAAATCCCCATTACAAAACATAATTACGAACTACGAATTGTTTAATGGTCATTGGTGATTAACCTTTGACTTTTGGGATTTGGGTCAAATGGGAAAGATGCCGAAAACAAAACGCAATCTAGTATTTTTATTTAGCAAACCAGTGATATGAAGCAAATGTGATTTTTGGCTCGTAATACTAATTCTTTGAAAGAAGGCTAAAGATTTAAACCCGAAAACCCAAATAAAATCTGAAGTCTCTGAATTACGAATTACGAATTACGAATTACGAATTCACAGGTTACTCCTCAACCCCTAATCCCTATGCGTCGAACCAAAATCATTTGTACTGTTGGGCCGGCTACATCTGCACTCGAAAAGCTGCAAGGCTTGGTAGAAGCTGGAATGAATGTGGCACGGTTGAATTTTTCCCACGGGGCTTATGAATTCCACGCCCAAACTGCTCAGTATCTCAGACAGATTAGCACTGAGCAGCAAAAGCCGATCGCAATTATGCAAGACCTGTGTGGCCCCAAAATCCGTTTGGGAATTTTACCACCGGAAGGATTAAATTTAGAAGCTGGTACTGAAGTCACCTTTGTTTTGCAAGAAAAAGGTGAGAGTATTGACGAAATACCTCTACCACTGCCGACTTTGTTCGCAATGGTGCGACCAGGTGAACCAATTTTAATTAATGATGGTCGCGTTAAATTGATTGTTAGCGATCGCGATGCCGATCGCATTCGCGCCCAAGTGAAAACTGGCGGGTTAATTTCCACACATAAAGGAGTAAACCTTCCACAAACTCCTTTACCTGTTAGTTCCA
Protein-coding sequences here:
- a CDS encoding alanine--glyoxylate aminotransferase family protein, with product MTQTISINDSGRLQLTPLEIPSRLLLGPGPSNAHPTVLQAMNTPPVGHLDPTFLALMDEIQSLLRYVWQTENPLTIAVSGTGTAAMEATIANAVEPGNVVLIGAAGYFGNRLVDMAGRYGADVRTITKPWGQVFNLDELKTALETHRPAILALVHAETSTGARQPLEGVADLCREFGTLLLVDTVTSLGGVPLFLDAWGVDLAYSCSQKGLGCPPGASPFTMSARAVEKLQQRPTKVANWYLDMSLLGKYWGAERTYHHTAPINLYYALREALRLLAEEGLANSWQRHQKNVEYLWEGLENLGLSMHVKQEYRLPTLTTVCIPAGVDGKAIAQKLLNEHNIEIGGGLGELAGKVWRVGLMGFNSRKESVDQLLAALRQVLPK
- a CDS encoding NIL domain-containing protein, producing the protein MKKRVTLTFPKRAVQMPVTYVLAKEFNVAANIIRAQVAPNQIGKLVVELAGDIDQLDAAIEWMRSRHVNVSYTLGEIAIDEDVCVHCGLCTGVCPTEALTLHPETYKLTFTRSRCIVCEQCIPTCPVQAISTNL
- a CDS encoding DUF3616 domain-containing protein, whose protein sequence is MSNSHLCNQVLLTFVDNFKEHREDLSAVLLTHQKYLWLGSDETSTIERLSLADTDKFTEHQQFRVAEFIDLPAPENQEVDIEGLAYTDDYLWFVGSHSYKRKKPKLDDKTDVQNFKRLAKIESEPNRYVLGRIPLIDGKLFSSYPHPQNPDVQLSAAKLEITEQGNLLMTALADDPHLGLFIKALIPGKDNGFDIEGIGVYQNRIFLGLRGPVLRGWAVILEIELEDSSAGILKLRQIGEAKELYKKHFIWLNGLGIRDLCVDGKDLLILAGPTMDLDGPMQVYRWTNGVNLRENIFSNPDFVQDIPYGNREDRAEGMALFQDVAGIPSLLVVYDSPAKTRLVGDGGVLADVFKLE
- a CDS encoding CHAD domain-containing protein codes for the protein MKLATKPTVKTLGDYAYQAIQKHVKKTWKWEKSVKKDEDPEALHQMRVGMRRLRTAVTRFELALDLSKPVSDKNIGKIARRLGNLRDLDVLKESLENNYKPKLPRKEQESLQTAFTALAKQREDVLSSVQKTLKDESYKSLKETLDKWLDKPSYLPLASITIQQVLPDLLLPEVSNFLLHPGWLVGTQFVDSELKIQKNWEPEKIEKQLTTEGEILHSLRKEAKRIRYQMELFTDLYGESYEAYLTEVKSIQEILGTMQDSAVLTDWLANVFKSEIQTELPTLATLLTENRYQSWQQWQPLQERYLKAETRHSFHLTILHPLSGVIN
- a CDS encoding B12-binding domain-containing radical SAM protein codes for the protein MNVLLLYPRFPKSFWSFEKTLALLDRKAMLPPLGLVTVAAILPQEWEYKLVDRNVRDCTEAEWAWADLVIMSAMIVQKEDLLCQILEAKRRGKRVAVGGPFPTALPDEMTSAGADYLILDEGEITLPLFVAAIARGDRTGIFRSGGEKPDVTNTPTPRFDLLEFEAYAEMSVQFSRGCPFQCEFCDIIVLYGRKPRTKNPEQILAELDYLYKLGWRRSIFMVDDNFIGNKRNVKLFLKSLLPWMVEHNYPFSFATEASVDLAQDQELMDLMVVCNFGAVFLGIETPDEESLTFTQKYQNTRDSLSDAVNKITRSGLRVMAGFIIGFDGEKVGAGARIVKFVEQTAIPTALFSMLQALPDTALWHRLEKEGRLRNKSANINQTTLMNFVPTRPLEDIAREYVQAFCDLYEPERFLERTYKHFRLLGEATYPNKGKGRKKQLNWKVLRALLVICWRQGVRRQTRWQFWRYLWSMYRHNPGGVSSYLAVCAQIEHFLEYRQIVRDEIEAQVAEFLEAEARVKLETQVMVSL
- a CDS encoding DUF2891 domain-containing protein; the encoded protein is MPSDNLEISEAIAAQFAQLVLDCIGREYPNSNLYWADSDEDIKPPRQLTPAFYGCLDWHSAVHGHWLLVRLLRHFPEASFNTASKQALSQSLTPEKIQGEIAHFQRLPFYEFPYGVAWFLQLTAELHEWNHPQGKEWRVVLEPLEKLIADNLQRWIDRLRLPNRTGMHSQTAFALGLMLDWARITENADFIQLVENKVRQFYLSDRNYSLQFEPLGYDFLSPGLAEADLMRRVLPTTDFTDWLTDFLPQIPIDNSANWLEPAIVDNPQDYMQAHFYGLNLSRAWMLDGIISGLANSDRRIETLRSTALHHRQHGLTDVVIEHYAASHWLGTFAIYLLTNRGLQGQII
- the gap gene encoding type I glyceraldehyde-3-phosphate dehydrogenase, which codes for MTKLKVGINGFGRIGRLVLRAGIDNPNIEFVGINDLVPPDNLAYLLKYDSTHGKLKHKVEAKEDGILIDGHFIPCVSVRNPAELPWGKLGADYVVEATGLFTDREGAANHLKAGAKRVIISAPTKDPERVTTLLMGVNHHLFDPSKDIIVSNASCTTNCLAPIAKVINDNFGLTEGLMTTVHAMTATQPTVDGPSKKDWRGGRGASQNIIPSSTGAAKAVALVLPELKGRLTGMALRVPTPDVSVVDLTFKTAKATSYKEICAAMKEAAAGSLAGILGYTDEEVVSTDFQGDTHSSIFDAGAGIELNSNFFKVIAWYDNEWGYSNRVIDLMLSMSQKEKLAPTAVV